The Pungitius pungitius chromosome 10, fPunPun2.1, whole genome shotgun sequence genome has a window encoding:
- the akap11 gene encoding A-kinase anchor protein 11 isoform X1, producing the protein MDACARIRGVPIRSRASVRRETVRDGGPQWVKSIFRNKKELCSVGVELPIRDATRLIEINFVCLPGQCEGDDVTQQALFAMPGGLCELLRSLHVHSLKNDEVVLLKDSRRLAEHKDAGPQCWLKAVCVLRHNPNTSVHPQATVASLVGLLGGYMAGVRYALELQALQRGGGAGPGHPEEDDTNQSVSSIEDDFVTALEHLEEDDTGDNPSAASYPHFKKRDVASQTVPAHKRKKEFSGARVIVSSSSKKNHSGKLHPGPEVSVTVQKSSCVESQWTYCSPGGRRPSPLTNASDSEDSDCSSPSPIIFLDEVGYQKSLLAKLDIPQVPGGPSDRVEDSDSEVSEFFDSFDQFDDPEELSSDHGALALPLDATSPPAAQKQAGRSASKYVSRGCSTKGMNPHRFDRPTLPANVKKPTPLKPGSPYSLRSEVPDSPRPVQTPSEENGGPLFSPVSSSAFSPLVDSSSPLECFWRADEDGRDGSELRKPQELCSLYKTYSDFASSLSKEILGSVCGYQAAVDISDNKNLSCVCHKEFQNASGYLMKLSEIQETVTVAALQKKSQSLKDGIQRFATDLVEMSLGSALRDLQKGVSSCTTTLCHLAARLTSSVFQMAFHEIGMRHAYVLKERAINGLAGFLVGEAVSGALKDFLTVKKQIFHDTVTCFAADLAEELVFEGIMEVCQFSHPSTPLTPSDWSFGQRQGEEEEEEDEEEEEEEVVSSYASDLSESVIQEAFIELSQADVSFTSQAAISVSLDNICYVSAENGGAQTCSTFAHQQVLSSSSAAAVPGPSGEEATRTVKKALFTVSGMASCIPVPQAGEALSHLQDSEETGSSSSSDVQPVGPKRGTASSSDSNTSTQTNLSSHGTQTPTPGEEPSQGKSPFQNFSGNMVDLIVTEACELMTASKMKKSFGDCADFFTKSINSRRDSSSKPEAFNYEAPDSPSEQGAGFRYDCRDSGYVRMGGPVDPATDHGIPHVSFQAGSQSQRRAVTMHTLDVPGAEAVGPRRVPVDDSAPGSGQKSGGTPGTPPSTPQQPSEVSKERQIKRFSKKLKSKLANEFSPATPPPTPHDQPEPGPGPKDLTPEEDKAEFMLKLMRSLSEEADGNEDEEEEELAEEGRVGATDRCSELGGGRREANQVSARGMSNKEALHYAERLACHIVSMATEMDTLGVAEEEEDGEGEEEEEGGESKGGEQRRDSVAQFSEQTLNTLWVYAGEVAGGVINDVKRMVSSAQQCPYHRRRSFDQACSECLHHHHQQQQHHQSPPSTDQSRDSRGARLAEQWSHELVASVFRSPASTSSTASSSSSGLSSEYPSCESVTDEYAGYLIRVLKKEGGSRELVLDHYASRLAYRSIKLGLAHAGRRIKQRSSGARLHSSKSLPDEWKASGGEASPAKDGAESAVSPQAKDARCVCKDSEEQSRREYMDLVSFAESLAYNITCDVTRKLHLSSARLPKSLTDSCLYKRSKLEDMAEGLVRNSFSCPLLPKEGRGRHYHSTGSLYDGGHRSRVMQVIEHYARKIVDDTLKMSLASAGLLSRERHRTRGPDGHAHTQRASEGPSLGHAMAARTCRCCQVQECPYCAKHSRRPPQRVAQRGKRAPECQARAERLPGPEIPKIHIDRDRRAVFAEGMVSMAMDTAKRELSNTSLNADSGIGHDGTSYAESLTAEIMTSALTNVCQSASISFPGREAPESSVSQQLSVGDDSLGSWSNLSFEDEHPDDNSSFLHLSDSSNGNSSSWSSLGLEGEACEERMSFSPSDSDHTEEKETEAKEESSGTLCVDRTQAAPPRAALLVVNSDVRELGRGPQHVTLDPQLRSMLQWMAASMADIPLIQLGPDRELQQLPAVIQRLRERRCRVGELLHTLLRYCEEAQAHGPPRDEGAPQAGREPHRVPLFQWLLEHA; encoded by the exons ATGGATGCCTGCGCACGTATTCGGGGAGTCCCCATAAGGTCCAGGGCGTCGGTCCGGAGAGAG actgTGCGTGACGGCGGGCCGCAGTGGGTGAAGAGCATCTTTAGGAACAAGAAGGAGCTCTGCAGCGTTGGCGTCGAGCTGCCAATCAGAGACGCCACGAGGCTGATCGAg ATTAattttgtgtgtctgcctggCCAATGTGAAGGAGATGATGTCACCCAGCAG GCTCTGTTTGCTATGCCAGGAGGGCTGTGTGAGCTTCTGAGGTCCCTCCACGTTCACAGCCTCAAAAACGACGAGGTCGTGCTGCTCAAAGACTCCCGCAGGCTGGCTGAGCACAAGGACGCCGGGCCTCAG TGTTGGTTGAAGGCGGTGTGTGTGCTGAGGCACAATCCCAACACCAGCGTCCATCCCCAAGCCACCGTGGCGTCCTTGGTGGGCTTGCTCGGCGGCTACATGGCCGGCGTGCGCTACGCTCTGGAGCTGCAGGCTCtgcagcgcggcggcggcgccgggcCCGGTCACCCGGAGGAAGACGACACCAACCAGTCGGTCTCATCCATCGAGGACGACTTTGTCACAGCCCTGGAGCATCTGGAGGAGGACGACACAGGAGACAATCCCT CTGCAGCTTCCTATCCCCATTTTAAGAAGCGCGACGTGGCTTCACAGACCGTCCCGGCCcacaagagaaaaaaggaaTTCTCCGGCGCCCGCGTCATCGTCAGCTCGTCTTCGAAGAAGAATCATTCGGGAAAACTTCATCCTGGTCCCGAAGTGTCCGTCACGGTGCAGAAGTCATCGTGCGTGGAGTCTCAATGGACTTACTGCAGTCCCGGGGGCCGTCGCCCCTCCCCTCTGACGAATGCCAGCGATTCGGAAGACTCCGACTGCTCCAGCCCCAGTCCCATCATCTTCCTCGACGAGGTGGGCTACCAGAAGAGCCTGCTGGCCAAGCTGGACATCCCCCAGGTTCCAGGGGGGCCCAGCGATCGGGTTGAGGACTCTGACTCGGAAGTCAGTGAATTCTTCGACAGCTTCGACCAGTTCGACGACCCCGAGGAGCTCAGCTCGGACCACGGCGCCCTGGCTCTGCCTCTGGACGCCACCAGCCCCCCGGCGGCCCAGAAGCAGGCCGGCCGCTCGGCGTCCAAATACGTCTCGCGGGGCTGCTCCACCAAAGGGATGAATCCGCACCGCTTCGACCGGCCCACCCTCCCGGCCAACGTGAAAAAGCCGACGCCTCTGAAGCCGGGCTCCCCGTACTCCCTTCGCTCCGAGGTGCCCGACTCCCCTCGCCCGGTTCAGACGCCCTCCGAGGAGAACGGCGGCCCGCTCTTCAGCCCCGTCAGCTCCTCGGCCTTCAGCCCCCTGGTGGACTCCAGCAGCCCGCTGGAGTGCTTCTGGAGGGCGGACGAGGATGGACGGGACGGCTCCGAGCTGCGTAAACCCCAGGAGCTCTGCTCTCTGTACAAGACCTACTCGGACTTCGCCAGCAGTCTCTCCAAAGAAATTCTGGGGTCTGTGTGTGGCTACCAGGCCGCCGTTGACATCAGTGACAACAAGAATCTCAGCTGCGTCTGCCACAAGGAGTTCCAGAACGCATCGGGCTACCTGATGAAGCTCTCCGAAATACAGGAGACGGTGACGGTGGCCGCGCTGCAGAAGAAGTCCCAGTCCCTGAAGGACGGCATCCAGAGGTTCGCCACTGACCTGGTGGAGATGAGCCTGGGCAGCGCTTTGCGAGACCTCCAAAAAGGCGTTTCCTCCTGCACCACCACCTTGTGTCACCTGGCTGCCCGGCTCACCTCCTCCGTGTTCCAGATGGCCTTCCACGAGATTGGCATGCGCCACGCCTACGTGTTAAAAGAGCGAGCGATCAACGGATTGGCCGGCTTCCTGGTGGGAGAAGCCGTGTCTGGGGCGCTGAAGGACTTCCTGACGGTGAAGAAGCAGATTTTCCACGACACCGTGACGTGTTTTGCTGCCGATCTGGCAGAAGAGCTGGTGTTTGAAGGCATCATGGAGGTGTGTCAGTTCTCCCACCCCTCAACCCCTCTGACGCCGAGCGATTGGTCCTTTGGCCAGAggcaaggggaggaggaggaggaggaggatgaagaagaagaagaagaagaggttgtTTCCTCGTATGCTTCAGACTTGTCTGAGTCTGTTATCCAAGAGGCCTTCATAGAGCTGTCTCAGGCTGATGTTTCCTTCACCAGCCAGGCGGCTATTAGCGTCTCCTTGGACAACATCTGTTATGTCAGTGCAGAGAACGGTGGCGCCCAGACCTGCAGTACCTTCGCCCACCAGCAGGTGTTAAGTTCCAGCTCGGCTGCAGCGGTTCCCGGGCCCTCGGGGGAGGAGGCTACCCGCACGGTGAAGAAAGCCCTGTTCACCGTGTCGGGCATGGCCAGCTGCATTCCTGTGCCCCAAGCAGGCGAAGccctctcccacctgcaggacTCTGAGGAGACCGGTTCGTCCAGCTCGTCGGATGTCCAACCGGTCGGCCCCAAGAGGGGAACCGCGTCTTCCTCCGACAGCAACACATCGACCCAAACGAACCTTTCCAGTCACGGGACGCAGACCCCAACGCCTGGAGAAGAACCCTCCCAAGGAAAGTCCCCATTCCAAAACTTCTCTGGCAACATGGTGGATTTGATAGTAACTGAGGCTTGTGAGCTAATGACGGCATCTAAGATGAAGAAGAGCTTTGGTGACTGCGCTGATTTCTTTACAAAGAGCATCAATAGCAGAAGGGACTCTTCTTCCAAGCCAGAGGCGTTTAATTATGAGGCTCCGGACTCCCCGTCGGAGCAGGGAGCCGGCTTCAGATATGACTGTAGGGATTCTGGCTACGTTAGGATGGGTGGACCCGTCGACCCGGCAACAGATCACGGCATCCCTCACGTTTCCTTTCAAGCCGGCTCTCAAAGCCAGAGGAGAGCCGTGACGATGCACACTCTGGACGTGCCGGGGGCCGAGGCGGTCGGACCCCGGAGGGTGCCCGTTGACGACTCGGCTCCGGGCTCCGGGCAGAAATCCGGCGGCACGCCCGGCACCCCCCCTTCCACTCCCCAGCAGCCCAGCGAGGTGTCCAAGGAGAGACAGATAAAGCGCTTCTCCAAGAAGCTGAAAAGCAAGCTGGCTAATGAATTTTCTCCCGCTACCCCCCCGCCTACTCCTCACGATCAGCCCGAGCCTGGCCCGGGACCAAAGGACCTGACCCCCGAGGAAGACAAGGCGGAGTTCATGCTCAAACTGATGAGGTCTCTCAGCGAGGAGGCAGACGGCaatgaggacgaagaggaggaagagttggCAGAAGAGGGCCGCGTTGGTGCCACCGACAGATGTTCAGAGTTGGGGGGCGGCCGGCGCGAAGCCAACCAGGTGTCCGCTCGCGGAATGTCCAACAAGGAAGCCCTCCACTATGCTGAGCGGTTGGCCTGCCACattgtctccatggcaacagagatGGACACCCTAGGAgtggcagaagaggaggaggacggggagggggaggaggaggaggagggaggggagagcaaGGGCGGCGAGCAGAGGAGGGACAGCGTGGCCCAGTTCTCAGAGCAGACCCTGAACACCTTGTGGGTGTACGCCGGGGAGGTGGCGGGGGGGGTCATCAACGACGTGAAGAGGATGGTGAGCTCCGCACAGCAGTGTCCGTACCACAGAAGGCGAAGCTTTGACCAAGCTTGTTCTGAGTGtttgcaccaccaccaccaacaacaacagcaccacCAGTCTCCGCCCAGCACAGACCAGAGCAGAGACTCCCGGGGGGCACGGCTGGCCGAGCAGTGGTCTCACGAGCTCGTAGCCTCCGTCTTCCGGTCTCCCGCCTCCACCTCGAGCACCGCGTCCAGCTCCAGCTCTGGCCTCTCCTCCGAGTATCCCAGCTGCGAGAGTGTGACCGACGAATATGCCGGCTACCTCATCAGGGTGCTGAAGAAAGAGGGCGGCAGCAGGGAGTTGGTCCTGGACCACTACGCCAGCCGGCTGGCTTACCGCTCCATAAAACTGGGCTTGGCTCACGCCGGTCGCAGGATCAAGCAGAGGTCCTCCGGCGCCCGCCTCCACTCGTCCAAGTCGCTGCCCGATGAATGGAAGGCCTCTGGCGGTGAGGCGTCTCCAGCCAAGGACGGCGCCGAGTCGGCGGTTTCTCCGCAGGCCAAAGATGCTCGGTGTGTCTGCAAGGACTCCGAAGAGCAAAGTCGGCGGGAGTACATGGACCTGGTCAGCTTCGCCGAGTCCTTGGCCTACAACATCACCTGTGACGTGACGCGCAAGCTGCACCTCTCCTCGGCGCGGCTGCCCAAGTCTCTCACCGACTCCTGCCTGTACAAGAGGTCCAAGCTGGAAGACATGGCCGAGGGTCTCGTCAGGAACTCCTTCTCTTGCCCCCTGTTGCCTAAGGAGGGGAGGGGCCGGCATTACCACAGCACAGGGAGCCTGTACGACGGGGGCCACAGGAGCCGGGTGATGCAGGTCATCGAGCATTATGCCAGGAAAATAGTTGATGACACTCTGAAGATGAGCCTGGCGTCGGCGGGACTGTTGTCCCGGGAGCGGCACAGGACCCGAGGCCCGGACGGGCACGCTCACACCCAGAGGGCGTCCGAGGGGCCGTCACTGGGCCACGCGATGGCGGCGAGGACGTGCCGTTGTTGTCAGGTCCAGGAGTGCCCGTACTGCGCCAAGCACAGCAGGCGGCCCCCCCAGCGCGTCGCGCAGAGGGGCAAAAGGGCCCCGGAGTGCCAGGCGAGGGCCGAGCGTCTGCCCGGCCCGGAGATTCCCAAGATCCACATTGACCGGGACCGCCGGGCGGTGTTCGCCGAGGGGATGGTCTCCATGGCGATGGACACGGCGAAGCGCGAGCTGAGCAACACCAGCCTCAACGCCGACAGCGGCATCGGCCACGACGGGACCAGCTACGCCGAGAGCCTGACAGCCGAGATCATGACGTCGGCCCTGACCAACGTCTGCCAGAGCGCCAGCATCAG CTTCCCAGGGAGGGAAGCCCCCGAGTCCTCCGTGTCCCAGCAGCTGAGCGTAGGGGACGACAGTCTGGGCAGCTGGTCCAACCTGAGCTTCGAGGATGAGCACCCggacgacaacagcagcttcCTCCACCTCAGCGACAG cagcaatgggaacagcagcagctggagcagcctGGGCCTGGAGGGGGAGGCGTGTGAGGAGCGCatgtccttctctccctctgacaG CGACCAcacggaggagaaggagaccgAGGCCAAAGAGGAGTCCAGCG GGACGCTCTGCGTGGACAGGACTCAGGCGGCGCCCCCCAGGGCCGCGCTGCTCGTGGTGAACTCTGACGTCAGGGAGTTGGGGCGCGGCCCCCAGCACGTGACCCTCGACCCCCAGCTCAGGAGCATGCTGCAGTGGATGGCGGCCTCCATGGCCGACATCCCCTTGATCCAGCTGGGTCCCGACAGAGAGCTCCAGCAG CTGCCAGCGGTGATCCAGAGGCTCCGGGAGAGGAGGTGCAGGGTGGGGGAGCTGCTGCACACGCTGCTGCGCTACTGCGAGGAGGCCCAGGCGCACGGCCCGCCCAGGGACGAGGGGGCGCCGCAGGCGGGCAGGGAGCCGCACCGCGTGCCCCTCTTCCAGTGGCTCCTGGAGCACGCCTAG